Proteins from a single region of Antechinus flavipes isolate AdamAnt ecotype Samford, QLD, Australia chromosome 2, AdamAnt_v2, whole genome shotgun sequence:
- the SALL1 gene encoding sal-like protein 1: MSRRKQAKPQHFQSDPVLASLPQRDGDMEKGQTNRTTKNKDAHVCGRCCAEFFELSDLLQHKKSCTKNQLVLIVNENPPSPPETFSPSPPSDNPDEQMNDAVNNTDQVDCSDLSAPSKLDREESMEMQASGTNRSSSGPNSIDSRIIPSSHSSSMGTSAITTSLPQLGDLTTLGNFSVINSNVIIENLQSTKVAVAQFSQEARCNGASSGKLAIPALMEQLLALQQQQIHQLQLIEQIRHQILLLASQNADRPTSSSPSQGTLRTSANPLSTLSSHLSQQLAAAAGLAQSLASQSASISGVKQLPPIQLPQSSPGNTIIPSSSGSPPNLNILAAAVTTPSSEKVVSSAGGSQVSNPPVSASSPAFAISSLLSPASNPLLPQPAPGNSVFPGPLPNIGTTAEDLNSLSALAQQRKSKPPNVTAFEAKSTSDEAFFKHKCKFCAKVFGSDSALQIHLRSHTGERPFKCNICGNRFSTKGNLKVHFQRHKEKYPHIQMNPYPVPEHLDNIPTSTGIPYGMSIPPEKPVTSWLDTKPVLPTLTTSVGLPLPPTIPSLTPFIKTEEPAPIPISHSATSPPCSVKSDSGVVEIAPRSSSGLLEEAEGSTLPPSNSKIDEGTPVSNSLTNTNNSMSSPAADSSSGNVATFTNPLMPLMSEQFKAKFPFGGLLDSAQASETSKLQQLVENIDKKATDPNECIICHRVLSCQSALKMHYRTHTGERPFKCKICGRAFTTKGNLKTHYSVHRAMPPLRVQHSCPICQKKFTNAVVLQQHIRMHMGGQIPNTPITENYPESMESDTGSFDEKNFDDLDNFSDENMEDCPDSSVPDTPKSADASQDSLSSSPLPLEMSSIAALENQMKMINAGLAEQLQASLKSVENGSVEGDVMTNDSSSVGGDMESQSAGSPAISESTSSMQALSPSNSTHDYHKSPSIEEKQQRALPSEFANGLSPTPVNGGALDLTSGHTDKIIKEDSLGILFPFRDRGKFKNTACDICGKTFACQSALDIHYRSHTKERPFICTVCNRGFSTKGNLKQHMLTHQMRDLPSQLFEPNSNLGPNQNSAVIPTNSLSSLIKTEVNGFVHGSSQDSKDNSSSLVPSGPLSSSATSPVLLPALPRRTPKQHYCNTCGKTFSSSSALQIHERTHTGEKPFACTICGRAFTTKGNLKVHMGTHMWNSTPARRGRRLSVDGPMTFLGGNPVKFPEMFQKDLAARSGNGDPSSFWNQYAAALSNGLAMKTNEISVIQNGGIPPIPGSLGNGSSSPISGLTGSLEKLQNSEPNAPLAGLEKMAGSENGNNFRFTRFVEDNKEIATS, translated from the exons ATGTCGCGGAGAAAGCAAGCGAAGCCTCAACATTTCCAATCCGACCCCGTTCTGGCCTCGCTCCCCCAGCGAGATG GAGACATGGAGAAGGGTCAAACAAATCGAACCACTAAGAACAAGGATGCCCATGTCTGTGGCAGGTGCTGTGCCGAGTTCTTTGAATTATCAGATCTCCTGCAACACAAGAAGAGCTGCACTAAAAATCAATTAGTTTTAATTGTGAATGAAAATCCACCTTCCCCTCCTGAAACCTTTTCCCCCAGCCCGCCCTCCGATAATCctgatgaacaaatgaatgacGCAGTTAATAACACCGATCAAGTAGACTGCAGTGACCTTTCAGCACCCAGCAAACTTGACAGGGAAGAGTCCATGGAAATGCAGGCCTCTGGCACGAACAGAAGCAGCAGTGGTCCCAACAGCATCGACAGTCGAATTATTCCAAGCAGCCACAGCTCTTCCATGGGTACCTCAGCTATTACAACCTCTCTACCTCAGCTAGGGGATTTGACGACACTGGGCAACTTTTCCGTGATCAACAGTAATGTCATCATAGAAAACCTCCAGAGCACGAAGGTGGCAGTGGCCCAGTTCTCCCAGGAAGCAAGGTGCAATGGGGCGTCCAGTGGTAAGCTGGCCATCCCAGCCCTCATGGAACAGCTCTTGGCTTTGCAACAGCAGCAGATCCACCAGTTGCAACTGATAGAGCAAATCCGTCACCAAATACTGCTGTTGGCTTCCCAAAATGCAGATAGGCCAACATCTTCTAGTCCTTCTCAAGGTACTTTACGAACATCTGCCAACCCCTTGTCCACGCTAAGCTCCCATTTATCCCAGCAGCTGGCAGCAGCAGCTGGATTAGCACAGAGCCTTGCTAGTCAATCTGCCAGCATCAGTGGTGTGAAACAGCTACCCCCAATACAGCTACCTCAGAGCAGTCCTGGCAACACGATCATCCCATCCAGCAGTGGCTCTCCTCCAAATCTTAACATATTGGCAGCAGCAGTTACAACTCCGTCCTCAGAAAAAGTGGTTTCAAGTGCTGGTGGCTCCCAGGTTAGCAACCCACCAGTATCAGCATCCTCACCAGCTTTTGCAATAAGCAGTTTATTAAGTCCTGCATCTAATCCACTTCTACCTCAGCCTGCCCCTGGTAACTCTGTTTTCCCCGGACCCTTGCCCAATATTGGAACAACTGCAGAGGATTTAAACTCTCTGTCAGCCTTGGCCCAGCAAAGAAAAAGCAAGCCACCAAACGTAACTGCCTTTGAGGCGAAAAGTACTTCTGACGAGGCATTCTTCAAACACAAGTGTAAATTCTGTGCTAAAGTCTTTGGAAGTGACAGTGCCTTGCAGATCCACTTGCGTTCTCATACTGGTGAAAGGCCATTCAAATGCAACATCTGTGGGAACAGATTTTCCACAAAGGGAAATTTAAAAGTCCACTTTCAGCGCCACAAAGAGAAATATCCCCACATCCAGATGAACCCCTACCCTGTGCCTGAGCACTTGGATAATATCCCTACAAGTACAGGTATCCCATATGGGATGTCCATCCCACCTGAGAAACCTGTTACCAGCTGGCTAGACACCAAGCCAGTCCTGCCCACACTGACCACTTCAGTTGGCTTGCCGCTTCCTCCAACAATCCCCAGTCTGACCCCTTTCATCAAGACTGAAGAACCAGCCCCAATACCCATAAGTCATTCTGCCACCAGCCCACCATGTTCAGTTAAAAGTGATTCAGGAGTGGTTGAAATAGCCCCAAGGAGCTCCAGTGGGCTACTTGAAGAAGCAGAGGGGTCCACTTTGCCACCATCTAACAGTAAGATAGATGAAGGCACCCCTGTATCCAACTCACTCACAAACACTAACAATTCCATGAGCTCCCCAGCTGCAGACTCCAGTTCTGGCAATGTAGCCACTTTTACCAACCCTCTGATGCCTCTTATGTCAGAACAGTTCAAGGCAAAGTTCCCTTTTGGAGGGTTGTTGGACTCAGCACAAGCTTCAGAGACATCAAAACTACAGCAACTGGTAGAAAATATTGACAAAAAGGCAACAGACCCCAATGAGTGTATCATTTGCCATCGAGTTCTAAGTTGCCAGAGTGCACTGAAGATGCATTATCGGACCCATACTGGGGAGAGACCATTTAAATGTAAAATCTGTGGTAGGGCTTTCACCACAAAAGGGAATCTTAAAACTCACTATAGTGTCCACCGTGCCATGCCCCCACTCAGAGTCCAACATTCCTGCCCCATCTGCCAGAAGAAATTCACTAATGCTGTGGTACTTCAGCAGCATATCAGAATGCATATGGGGGGCCAGATTCCTAATACCCCAATTACTGAAAACTATCCTGAGTCAATGGAATCAGACACAGGTTCTTTTGATGAGAAGAACTTCGATGACCTAGACAACTTCTCAGATGAAAACATGGAAGACTGCCCTGATAGCAGTGTGCCTGATACACCCAAGTCTGCTGATGCATCACAAGATAGCTTGTCTTCTTCCCCTCTGCCCCTAGAAATGTCAAGTATTGCTGCTTTGGAAAATCAGATGAAGATGATCAATGCTGGATTAGCTGAGCAGCTTCAGGCTAGCCTCAAGTCAGTTGAGAATGGGTCTGTAGAGGGAGATGTAATGACAAATGACTCTTCCTCAGTTGGAGGTGATATGGAGAGCCAAAGTGCTGGAAGTCCTGCTATTTCAGAGTCTACCTCTTCCATGCAGGCTCTATCCCCATCCAATAGCACCCATGATTACCACAAGTCACCAAGTATTGAGGAGAAGCAGCAAAGAGCATTGCCGAGTGAGTTTGCCAATGGTTTATCTCCCACCCCTGTGAATGGTGGGGCTTTGGATTTGACATCTGGTCATACagataaaattattaaagaagaTTCCTTGGGCATACTCTTCCCTTTCAGAGACCGGGGTAAATTTAAAAACACCGCATGTGACATTTGTGGCAAAACATTTGCTTGTCAGAGTGCCTTGGACATTCATTACAGAAGTCATACCAAAGAGAGACCATTTATTTGCACAGTTTGCAATCGTGGGTTTTCCACAAAGGGTAATTTGAAGCAGCATATGTTGACACATCAGATGCGAGATCTACCATCACAGCTCTTCGAACCTAATTCCAACCTTGGCCCCAATCAGAACTCTGCAGTTATCCCCACCAATTCATTGTCATCACTCATAAAAACAGAAGTAAATGGTTTTGTGCATGGTTCTTCTCAGGACAGTAAAGATAATTCCTCAAGCCTGGTCCCATCAGGGCCTCTATCTTCATCTGCCACATCTCCAGTTCTGCTCCCAGCCCTTCCTAGGAGAACTCCCAAACAGCATTATTGCAACACATGTGGAAAGACCTTCTCTTCCTCCAGTGCTCTGCAGATCCATGAAAGAacacacactggagagaagcccttTGCCTGCACAATTTGTGGGAGAGCTTTCACAACAAAAGGCAATCTTAAG GTACACATGGGCACTCACATGTGGAACAGTACCCCAGCCAGAAGAGGCAGGCGACTTTCTGTGGATGGTCCCATGACATTTCTGGGAGGCAATCCTGTAAAATTCCCAGAAATGTTCCAGAAAGATTTGGCTGCAAGGTCAGGAAATGGAGATCCTTCCAGTTTTTGGAATCAGTATGCAGCTGCACTCTCCAATGGTTTGGCCATGAAGACCAACGAGATCTCAGTCATTCAGAATGGTGGCATCCCTCCAATTCCTGGAAGCCTTGGCAATGGCAGTAGCTCACCTATTAGTGGGTTGACGGGAAGTTTGGAGAAGCTCCAGAACTCTGAACCTAATGCTCCTCTAGCTGGTCTGGAGAAAATGGCAGGCAGTGAAAATGGAAATAACTTCCGTTTTACCAGATTTGTGGAGGACAACAAAGAGATCGCAACAAGTTAA